In Labrus mixtus chromosome 3, fLabMix1.1, whole genome shotgun sequence, a single window of DNA contains:
- the kank3 gene encoding KN motif and ankyrin repeat domain-containing protein 3 encodes MTQSVQVNTKLPDLGSPFIYSGQEEADQPGSYSVQTPYGFQLDLDFLKYVEEIESGHNVRRAPVSSRRSGRGVRLSHKSPGVGGRTSGWTSTESLSSPASEDGRAPPPPPPRNRLGSAPCEGLSLSPVTLLGVPPLSAGAKVPPPPPQRNPRVERTLLETSRRLQQEQTHEHQNGGRIQLADPPKKQLLPSQSTQLLQSSWTKPSPATSGRSTPATGTSATPIPPSQLQTVREQMAIALKQLKEMEDRVKGVPALEREVAKLRAEKDMLLLALQDKKESMEMVQQKQPSAESSTQTTESLHSDYSIHNRLTTPTSPGHKGLGKSEELKRLTEKFEGKEEKAKAPLSNVLIRAPEKVSVVEKLSVAVGDDIPMNSVVFYYSQGVKDASEGTRVSVCEKGTGTEATLVHEQGTQAKVKTEEAEVWVMESLLGLTSEAQREIDTLQDTIKFQQESIVALEDRLSFADKDLVILKAKMEEKTSKVMYEKGVLAKPDTANAQVETLTCVSQDAAVLCRPEASDACVGESLTADRTEQSTQTDTPEEATKPAPVAVVSIGCQWETLFEEKKEAHKVTLPKKRQLTIAEYKVSPAEEVVSMAEDKEEEQGENTAAISTKTGMLKSIMKRKDGSSSGETRSPGKKSLQFVGILNGGYESTSSEEEEEDDVGSSSGESGEGECLDSTEEDEAALDEETSEEERNVNLDESDTDEEMLRATNDSSDSVKEKFELSSKMREACLIMKNHLNDDIKTLKSKEVLASTHTVQLEWFRISSAKMAQPSRVSDYLMAFSEVSSVLLEHVVNMTDGNGNTALHYSVSHSNFGVVGLLLDTGVCSVDKQNKAGYTAIMLAALSTVKEEDDMAVVKKLFGQGNVNAKASQAGQTALMLAVSHGRQEMVQALLECGADVNVQDDEGSTALMCASEHGRAEIVKLLLEQPGCDISIVDNDGSNALSIALEASHNDTAVLLYAHMNYAKTQPAVGSPKTQPRSPTSPTKPYPSD; translated from the exons ATGACTCAGTCGGTTCAAGTTAACACAAAGTTGCCTG ATCTGGGCTCTCCATTCATCTACTCCGGTCAAGAGGAGGCTGACCAGCCAGGCTCCTACTCCGTCCAGACTCCATATGGTTTCCAGCTGGATCTGGATTTCCTCAAATATGTAGAAGAGATAGAAAGCGGGCACAATGTCCGCAGAGCACCCGTCAGCTCACGCCGCTCTGGCCGAGGGGTCAGACTCTCCCACAAGAGTCCAGGTGTTGGTGGACGGACCAGTGGGTGGACATCCACTGAGTCTCTGTCGTCTCCTGCAAGCGAGGATGGCAGGGCtccccctccacccccaccaCGCAACCGCTTGGGGTCAGCACCCTGTGAAGGACTCTCTCTTTCACCTGTGACCCTCCTCGgtgttcctcctctctctgctggagCCAAAGTCCCACCCCCTCCACCACAACGAAACCCCAGAGTTGAGCGGACTCTTCTGGAAACCAGCAGGCGGCTACAACAGGAACAAACCCATGAGCACCAGAATGGTGGGCGCATTCAGCTTGCAGATCCTCCAAAAAAACAGCTCCTACCCTCCCAGTCCACCCAGCTTCTGCAGAGTAGCTGGACTAAACCCAGTCCTGCAACTTCCGGGCGCAGCACTCCAGCAACTGGCACCTCAGCGACTCCAATCCCACCCAGCCAGCTGCAGACAGTTAGAGAGCAAATGGCTATAGCCTTGAAACAGCTCAAGGAGATGGAAGACAGAGTCAAGGGTGTTCCTGCACTGGAGAGAGAGGTGGCAAAGCTCCGTGCAGAGAAAGACATGCTCCTGTTAGCCCTGCAGGACAAGAAAGAATCCATGGAGATGGTCCAGCAGAAACAACCGTCTGCAGAGTCCTCTACCCAAACCACAGAGAGCCTTCACAGTGATTATAGTATCCATAATCGTTTGACTACACCAACCTCGCCTGGTCATAAAGGGCTCGGGAAATCTGAGGAACTGAAAAGGCTGACTGAGAAATTTGAAGGGAAGGAAGAGAAAGCTAAAGCGCCTTTATCTAATGTTTTAATACGAGCTCCAGAAAAAGTGTCTGTTGTTGAGAAGCTATCAGTGGCTGTTGGGGACGATATTCCAATGAACTCTGTAGTTTTCTACTACAGCCAGGGTGTGAAAGACGCATCTGAAGGCACTAGGGTAAGTGTTTGTGAGAAAGGCACAGGGACAGAGGCCACTCTGGTTCATGAGCAGGGAACACAGGCCAAAGTAAAGACAGAAGAGGCCGAGGTTTGGGTCATGGAGTCTTTGCTTGGGCTGACCAGCGAAGCACAGCGAGAGATTGACACTTTACAGGACACCATTAAATTCCAGCAAGAGTCCATTGTGGCTTTAGAGGACCGGTTGAGTTTCGCAGACAAAGATCTGGTGATCCTTAAAGCCAAGATGGAGGAGAAAACTTCCAAGGTCATGTATGAGAAGGGGGTTCTTGCAAAACCAGACACAGCAAATGCCCAGGTAGAGACATTGACTTGTGTGTCACAGGATGCTGCAGTTTTGTGCCGTCCTGAGGCGAGTGATGCATGCGTCGGTGAGAGCTTAACGGCAGATCGAACCGAACAAAGCACGCAGACCGATACTCCGGAGGAAGCCACGAAACCAGCTCCTGTTGCGGTGGTGAGCATCGGGTGCCAATGGGAGACCTTGtttgaggaaaagaaggaggcgCACAAAGTAACATTGCCAAAAAAGAGACAGTTGACCATCGCCGAATACAAGGTCTCACCGGCGGAGGAGGTGGTCAGTATGGCCGAGGATAAAGAGGAGGAGCAAGGAGAGAACACTGCTGCCATTAGCACCAAGACGG GTATGCTGAAATCAATCATGAAGAGGAAGGATGGGAGTAGCTCAGGCGAGACTCGCTCTCCTGGCAAAAAGAGCCTGCAGTTTGTTGGCATTCTAAACGGAGG ATATGAATCTACGTcaagtgaggaagaggaggaggacgacgtTGGGAGTTCATCTGGAGAAAGTGGAGAAGGTGAATGCTTGGACAGCACAGAGGAGGATGAGGCAGCTCTGGATGAAGAAACttctgaggaggagagaaatgtcaACCTGGACGAGAGTGACACTGACGAGGAAATGCTGAGAGCCACAAATGATTCATCTGATTCTGTGAAAGAGAA GTTTGAGTTGAGCTCAAAAATGCGTGAAGCCTGCCTCATCATGAAGAACCACCTTAATGATGACATCAAAACACTGAAGAGTAAGGAAGTG CTCGCCAGCACCCACACCGTCCAGCTCGAGTGGTTCCGTATCTCAAGTGCAAAAATGGCTCAGCCCTCACGGGTCTCAGACTACCTTATGGCGTTCTCTGAGGTGTCGTCAGTTCTGCTGGAGCACGTTGTCAACATGACCGATGGCAACGGCAACACGGCTCTGCACTACAGTGTCTCCCACTCCAACTTTGGTGTTGTGGGGCTGCTGTTGGACACAG GCGTCTGCAGTGTGGATAAACAGAATAAGGCAGGATACACAGCCATCATGCTGGCCGCACTCTCTACTGTGAAGGAGGAAGACGACATGGCTGTGGTCAAGAAGCTGTTTGGTCAGGGCAACGTCAACGCTAAGGCCAGCCAG GCTGGCCAGACAGCGTTGATGCTAGCTGTTAGCCACGGTCGTCAGGAGATGGTACAGGCCCTGCTGGAGTGTGGTGCTGACGTCAACGTGCAGGATGACGAGGGATCCACGGCTCTGATGTGCGCAAGCGAACACGGCCGTGCTGAGATTGTCAAGCTGCTCCTGGAACAGCCTGGCTGTGACATATCCATTGTTGATAAT GATGGCAGCAACGCTCTGTCCATCGCACTCGAGGCATCTCACAATGACACAGCTGTGCTGCTCTACGCCCACATGAACTATGCTAAGACCCAGCCTGCTGTG